Genomic segment of Methanobacterium spitsbergense:
CACTAGATGTCATTGCGTCGTGTACTGTTACCTTTGTATCCATCTCCATATTAAAACCTCCTACCTGACATTTAGAAGTTTATGAATTTGTGGTATGGTTAATACATCGATATATTTCCCTGCTTCTTCAGATATTTCAAATAGTTTCTGGCTACCATCTGCCCAAAGATCAAGAGGACTTACCGGTTGAATCACCATTGACAACTTTGAAGTGTTTTGAACTTCTTCGGCTATCTTTGAGGCAATTAAACCAATCATATCCACTTTTGTCTCGGGCATCACAACCACTTTACAGTATGTATTTATCTCTTCATCTCTTAATAGTTTTATGGATTTTAACTCCAAACCAAATAGATCATCCCAATTTTTAGAAGCTTCATGTTCTGGTAATTTTATATCTAAAGATACATAATCCAATAAACCAGCAATTTTCTGTAATTCCCCTGGTAAAGAACCATTAGTCTCCAATAATGATTTGAATTCATTTTGTTCTAAGATTTCTTTTATGAAATCTGAATGTAATAGTGGTTCACCACCAGTTAAAGAGATAGAATGAAAATCTGGAGTTATTAATTTATTAATTTTAAATAAAAGCTCTTCTGTAGATATTAAATCACCTAAAAGCGGGTCACGGCTTTTAGAGGTGTCACAGTAATTACAGTCAAGGTTGCAACCTGAAAACCTTATAAATACTTGTCTCCGTCCTATAAGGATTCCTTCGCCCTGAATACTTGAGAAAACTTCGTTAACATGAGTTTTCATATTAAAACTCCTAAAATGGTTTTTAGTAAGAATTTTTTGTGAAATAAGCTCCCTGTCCTATTCCCTCATTTACACATATCTGAACACTGGAAATTTCACTATTTATTTCCTTTAAATCATGATAAAGTTCTTCTGCAAAATATTCGGATAGATCTTCAGCAGAGGTTGATTTAAGATCCAGAAGCAAACAATCTTCAAGAGGTAACATATAATCTTTTTTCCCTATTGAAAATTCCACAGGACCTTTAAGATTTTTAAAATTAATATTAGGATTTCTTATAGGTATAAGAACCCTGTGATCCATTCTTTTACACATTTTTCTTATAATATCCTTGACTTTTTTGAAATCAACAACAAATCCAAATTCTCCTGATCTCTCTCCATCAACAACAACATCAACTATGTACGAGTGTCCATGTATAACACCACATGATTCGTGTTTTGGAATCATATGTGCTGAAGAAAATCTCAAATTTGCGTGAATACCGTTTATAACTATTTTCATTATGAAATACCTTCTTTCTTCTAATATAAACTTTAATTAAATAAAATATAGTTTAAAATACCTTTGTTTTACTTATATCTTCAGTAATTGATTCAATTTCAATTATATAATTTTTACAGATTTTTTCAGTGATAATACATATATCTTCATTAATCAAACCACATTCGAACAAACCTGCAGTCTCTACATCCTTCGGTGTTCCCTTTTCAGTTAGGTTCAGTGCAAAATGAATCTTCATGCTGCTAATGGAGCAAGTTGCAATTGAAACTGATAATTTTCCTATCTTATCATTCTTTGAACTTGACTTTTTGATGTAAAGATCATCACCCTTTCTTGATGTTCTTATTCCAAAATCATTAAGTATATCTTTAATAATCATAACAAGGATTCGTTGTCTATGGTAACACATGTTAATATTTGCAGGCTGAACATCAAAATGTTCAACAATAAAATGTAACATATTGTTTCCCTTTATTTCTAGACCCACATCCTCAAAGTCTACCAAATGATTTGGTTCAATTTTCATTGGCCCCATCCAACTTATAATAGATGAATCCTTTATACCAAATGTTTTAAAAGCCCACATAGGTTGAATCTGGCTTCCATCATAACAAGTTCTATCTTCAAGTTTCAAGTGTTTCATTGGTTCAAATCCATAAATTTGATTAAATTGGATATTTAATTTTGAGTGATTAATGATAATTGATTTACAATTTTATAAATGTTCTCGAAATATTTTTAGATACTATACAACTATAAATTCCTCATAATTAGTTTCAAGATTATTAATTCTTTTAAAAATAATTTTAGGTTCACTAATACATATTTTCTATATTTGTAGATAAATATATCAGTTTAATGGATTTTAACATAAATTAAGCCCTCATCATCCAATATTGAGAGTTTTTAAATGATTTCGTTTAGGGATATGGGTCTTTCTGCAGGCTACTTTACCAAATAGTCTATTAAAACTTATTTTTATCCTAATTTAGTATTCTTAAATTGGATGACATGTATTGCCCACAAAATATGGAATTATTCTAGATTTAAGTCCTTTAAAATCACTAATATTCCCTAAAAACCATTAAGATCCTTATTATGTTTTACTCTCAAAACTAACATATTTAATAATGTTGCATATAGTTAAATTAATCCATGAGAGCCAGACCCCGAGATTTTATACATACAACCGATGATCTGTTCTTTGCAACCACAACATATTTACATCCCGATGATCGGATCATTTCATTTTTAAGATACATACCAGATCAAAATGGGGACCGTTCATTAAATGGTATAAAATATTCCAAAGTGGACTCAAAACAGGCCTATGAGTTTTTAGGGAAGAATTTTCCAGAATATCTTTTTGACTGTGATATAACAAATGTTTTAATGATGGGTGTGCCCACTGACAAAGTAGAGCAAATATTACGACCTAATTATCGTCTTAAAGAGATAATAAAATCTTCAAACAGAGATAAACTACTCAATAATGTTGTAAAACTTGCAAATATATTCCATGAAAGTACAGGAATCGGTTATGATAAAATGGGTATTTCCGGTTCAATACTTCCAGGATTGTACAATCCAAATGTATCTGATATGGACTTCGTTATTTATGGGCTCAAAAATCATAGAAAAGTTATGGAAACCTTTGCAGAGATTAAAAAAGAAAATGGTCCCCTCAAAGGTATTGAAGGTGAATATTGGAAACGGCTTTACGAAAAAAGAATAAAAGATAATTCTTTAACCTATGAAGAGTTCAGATGGTACGAAAACCGCAAACACAACAGGGGTATTTTGGATGGCACATTGTTTGACATCCTTCAAACTCGAGATTGGGACGAGATAAAAGGAAGTTATCGTGCAATTAGATATGAACCAATGGGATGTATCGAAATAGATTGCACTGTTAAAAATGCCCTTGCAGCATATGATAATCCTGCAGTATATCAAGTTGAGGATGTAAAAGTAATTAAAGGAGCAAATGTTCCTATAACTGAAGTTGCTTCGTATACACATACCTATGCCGGGCAAGCAATGGAAAATGAACTTATAACTGCTCGTGGCAAACTTGAAAAGGTTATTGGAGAAGATGTTAATTACAGACTTGTAGTTGGAACAACAAGGGAATCTATTGGAGAATATATCAAATTAAAAAATTTAAAACTAAATATTAAATAATTAATATATCAGATAACTATTGTTATATTACTTACTTAATCTACTTAATAAAACTGGAAGTTATTATTTGGGGGGGGGGGGTAATTTTGATGGATAATGTCGTGAATATTGGACTTATTGGTTTCGGAACAATTGGAAGTGGAGTTGTTGAAACCATTAATAAAAACATTGATCTTATTGAGAATAAAGTTGGAAAGAAAGTAAAACTAAAAAAAGTTGTTGATCTTGATATTAGCACTGACAGAGGTGTAGAAATTTCCAGTGAAATACTTTCAACCGATATTAATGATATCTTAGAAGATCCAGAAATTGAAATAGTCATAGAACTCATTGGAGGATACCAGCCAGCACTTAAATTTATATTAATGGCCATGGAAAAAGGTAAGCACATAGTGACTGCAAATAAAGCTTTACTTGCAAAACACTGGACTGAAATTATTTCTTCGGCACAAAAAAACCATGTGAGAATTTGTTTTGAGGCCAGTGTCGGTGGTGGAATACCACTGCTTCAGCCACTAAATGAAAGTCTTTCAGCTAATCATATAATTTCCAGTTATAGCATAATTAATGGAACTGCAAATTATATACTCACCAAAATGTCTGAAGAAGGCAGAGATTTTGATGATGTTCTCAAAGAAGCACAGAAAAAAGGTTATGCAGAATCAGATCCTACTTTTGATATTGAAGGAGATGATACGGCTCAAAAACTTATAATACTGACCATTATAGGTTTTGGTGTTTATATCAAGCAGGAAAACTTCCATGTTGAGGGCATAACAAATATAACACAAGAAGATATTAATTTTGCAAAGAATGAACTTAATTGTTGCATTAAACTACTTGCAATTTCAAAATTAGTTGATGGCAAGTTAGAAGTTAGGGTGCATCCAACACTCGTGCCAAATGATCATCTTCTTTCAAGTGTGAATGGTGTATTCAATGGAGTGTATCTTGTTGGAGACATTGTTGGGCCTGTTATGATGTACGGTCCAGGAGCAGGTATGATGCCTACAGCAAGTGCTGTGGTAGGGGATTGCATAGACATAATCGAGAATATGGAAAAACCAGTTCTTTATGGCCCATCAACTACAACGGTAAAAGCAATTGGTAACATAACAGATTTAAAATCTAAATATTATATCCGCCTATTAACCGATGATAGGCCGGGTGTGCTCCATGAAATATCTGGAATCCTCAGCCAGCATAATATAAGTATTGGTTCAATGACTCAAAAACAGCAAGATGAGACTAACGGAATTCCTATCTTTATGGTGACACATACTGCACTTGAATTGGATATGATAGAAGCTATCCATAAAATTGATCAATTAGATTGTGTCAAAGATCAAACTCATTTTATTAGAGTACTTTAATTATTTTCTTTTTTTTGTAATTTTTTAATCGATAAATTTAATTATAGTTAATACAATAATATTAAAATGTATTAATTCGGGGTGATAATTATGATTACTGTATCGCTGATAAACGAATATTTGTACTGCCCCTTGAGGGTTTACATAGAATTCGATAATCCAGAAATCTATAACACTTCAATTGTAGCGTATAAATTATCTCGTGAAGCATTCAGAGGTTTTGAAGAAATCCTAAAAAGAAATTTATGGACATTAAAAGGTAAAATGCAATTTAAAGAAATATTAGAAGAGATTTTCAATGATGTTCCAGAGTATTTGGAAACTGTTTATTTGAAATTTGAAGATGAAATAATTGATGATGAAGTTGGTATTAGATTCGAAAGCTTAAAGGAAGATCTGAAATACAATTCATGGTTAATAGCTATAAAAAGTCAAAAAATATTAAATAGCGGAATAAATGGTTCTGATGCTGTAGATATGCTTTTTCCACCTTGTTTACATGAATTTACAATTGAAGATAAGGAAGATGGGCTTTTTGGAAAGGTAGATAAAATAGAAATTATTGATGGAGTGTATTATCCAATTAAATTTAAAACAAGTTTACCTCCTTTAAAAGGTGTGTGGGATTCAGATGCCTTACAAGTAACAGCTTATGCTATTTTGATGGAATATGAATTTAATAAAGAAGTACCGGTGGGTTTTGTCAACTACATAAAATTAGGATCTAAAAAACCAGTTCTGATTAATTCATATATAAGGGAAAAATTCTTGAATGTTTACAATGAACTTTCAGACATATTATACAATGATTATGTTCCTGAAGTTGTTAAAAATCATAAAAAATGCCTTGCTTGTAATTACTCTGAAATATGTGATTATAATGTAGGATAATTCTTAAATAATTAATAAAAAAAATGGTTTCAGTTTGATCTGATCATAGTTAGAACCATCTTAAATCTTTCAATTGCTTTAAGTGCATGAGGATCATTTGCAGGCATAATAATCATTTCTCCTTTTTCTACTATGTTGATATTATTAGAAATGATAATTTCTGCTTTACCATCCACTACTTGTACCATTGCATCAAATGGGGCGGTATGTTCGCTTAATCCTTCACCTTTATCAAATGCGAATATTGTAACTGTTCCTGTTTCTTTTCTAATGATCTCACGACTAACTACAGCATTTTCTTGGTAATCTATTAAATTTTCAACCTTAAATGTCTTGCCTAATAGTTCATTGGACATTATATACACCTCAACTAATATTTATGGATTAAAATTCTGATTTGTTTTCTCTATATGATTGTACAATTCATGTGAGAATCGAATAAATTCAAGCATGGCGGTTATATAATCTCTTGCAGCATCAACATCATTGAGATCATATTCCTTCTTGGACATCATATCTTCAAACCGATTTTCAAACGATTCTTCAATTAAATTCATTAAAAATTCTTCTAATACAGTTTTATCCCCTATTTCAATTGTTTCTTCTGCCTTGTTGATCACAGGCCCCCAGTTTAGACTAGAATGTTTTATTCCATTGTAAGATTTTCCATTCCCCAACATATGCAATCTAATCGCAGTTTCAAAAAACCAGTAGTCAGCAACTTCAGCTGCTTCGCCACTGAGCTCTCTTACAATAACCACTCTATCAAAAGCATCTCTTAACTCTCTTTCATATTCCTTTTTTATATAGGGAATTACATAATTTATGTTTTCCATTTCTAATGCGAGTTCAGCGGCTGTTACAACCGGCCCATCCATTGTATCACAAAGCGGTGCCATGATTAATATCCCTCATACTTGTTTAGTACAATATACCCTTATCATTCCATGAAAAAAATAATTTTTTTCTAACCAATATCTAATTTATATTTAAGTTTCTTTCAAAATATAGAATTTTTGGTTCATACAGCAAAAATGATGATATTCCTAATTTGAAGGATAATAATGACATTCATATTTTTAGTTAAAGCATAAAAATATAAATCCATAGTAATATATTATAAATGGTGATTTTATGGAAAAGAAGACAGAAGAGCTAATGAAAAAGTGTGAAAATCTAGATGATACAACAGTTATGGGTTCATGTCAAGTACTTTTGGATATGATGAAGGAAAAAAATGTGAAACTAGAGGATGACCCAGAGCAAACATATCTTGGAATGGCTGAAAACCTATCTCCTAAAGATCTTTCTAAAGTACTTGAAATGGCACTAAAAGTCAGAGAAAGCGGAGCAATAAAAGATGTTGAGCTTAAAAATGCTGCAAGTAGGATAATACGAGCAATAGAAATGAGTTAAAATTATTTTCTATAATTTTTAGTTTTAAATCTTACTTTAATTATTTTTTTAAATACCTTTAAAAGTCTGTTAATTCATGTGAATTGCATATCAACGTTAGAATAATTTCTGTTTTTATTTCACTAAAATATAAATTCTCTGAAAAACAATTATATATTAGGTGTTCATAATGGATGATAAAAAAACCAAAGAACTTATGGCTAAATGTGAAACTATGAAGGATGATCCAGCTTTAATGAAAGAATGTAAAATGATGTTGGATACAATGGCTGAAAAAAAGGTTGAATTAGAAGACAACCCTAACCAGGACTACACCAACATGGCAGAAAATATTTCTGCAGATGATGTTCCTAAAGTACTGGAAATGGCGCTTAAAATAGCTAAAAGTGGAAAAATTAAGGATCCAGAAATAAAAATAGCAGCAGAGAGACTTATTAGAACCTTAGAACCCCTTTAAAAAACTACTGGTTTAAAATTTCTTTCTCCCAATTTTTTTTATATCAAAAATTGCTGTTTCAGCTACAGCCATAACTGCCATTACACCTGCCTGAACAGGATCTGTAACAACAAGATCCGCCTTTTCAGTTACACTTCCAGGCATATTGAGACTTATAACAATCACATCGTGTTCAGTTTTTATTTTTTCAATACAAGTGGTTATTCTCCCCCCCATAAGAGACCCAGCTAAAACTAGAGCGCCAATTCTTGGAAGTCTCCCTACTGCTGAAACTGCTTCTGCAAGTTCGTGTTCTCCAACTAACGGTATGGTATCTACGCTTATCCTTTCGCCCCTGATGTTATGACGGTCTGCCTCAGTTATGGCACCTTGTGCAACTTGTGCTACCTGAGCTCCACCACCTATAATTATTATTCTCTTTCCATATATCTCACTCAGAGAACGGTGGGTTTCAACTTTATCAACATTTCCATGGGTACGAATGTTTTTTGCAAGGGTTTCTATATCATCCACATCTTCCAATTCCATATAAACAGATGCAGATTCATCTTTTTCTATGAAAAGGTGAGTATATGAAATATTTATCCCACATTTAGCCATCATATCCGTTATATCTCGCAACACTCCAGGTTTATTGTGGGCTTTGATGGTTATTGCATCCTCTTTCATAGTATCTCCTTTACAATTAATTGTTATTTATATTTAAGTTAGCTTCTATTTAATTAAATTATTCTTTATTCGCTACATTTGAGCCATATCCTGATATTTTACCTGTTAATTCTTTTACTTCAACTCTAATTAATGTTAGATTGTTGAGAGTAGTTTCTGAATATTCAAAATTTGCATTTTTGGAATATTTGGCCATTATAATGTCTAGGGCTTCTTTTTTCTTTTTTGAATCTTCTATAAAATATGCATATCCACATCCAACAACACTTTTGTATTTCATTCCCCATTTACAGGGATTTTGGTCTTTCACAAGCTCAATATCTATCTCAACACCAAATGAAACCCTATTGTTAACTTTTAAGATTTCTATCTTTTTTCCTTCATTTGAAGAGTGGAGATATAAAGTCTGATTTTTGTATCCAAAGTTCATGGGTACTATGTAAGGATTGTTATTACTTGATAACGCCACTATGCAATGATCTGCTTCTTGTAATATTGCTTCAATCATATTTTTATTCTTTATTTCCTTTTCCTTTCTTCTCATCTTCCAATCCTCGATCTATTATACTCTATAATCAGTTTTCTATAAAATAAATTATTGCAAGATTTATTTTTACTAAATCATCATAACATATATTAATTATGCAGAATTAAGATGTAATAGAATGGAATTGAGAAATTATAATAATTATTAATAATTTATTGTTTTAAATAATATGAATCGAAAAACACTTCAAATTCAGCAGGAACTGAATTGAGTTATTATTAAGTTAAAAGAGTGAAAATAAAGGAGATATATGAATGATCAAAAAGATAGTTCTTGCAGGAATATGGGTTACTGATCAGGATATTGCACGTGAATTCTACATTGAAAAACTTGGTTTTGAAGTTCAAATGGATACCGTAATGAAAAATGGTTACAGATGGCTTGAAGTTGTACCTCCCGGTGCAGATACGGCTTTAACAATAGCTAAACCATATTTAGGTCAAAAAGATGTATCTGTAGGTGTTTTTTCATATAGTACTTGGCTGTGATGACATAATAACTACATGCAAAGAATTAAAATCAAAAGGAGTAAAATTTATTGAAGAGCCCAGTATTCAAGAATGGGGAATGATGCAAGCGCTATTTGAAGACCCTGATGGAAATGTTTTCGTACTTGTGGAGAGGGATGATTAAATTTTATAACCTTAGGAGGTTGAAAAATGGTTGAATTTGTTGAGGTTGCATTGGTGGATGAATTAGATGATGGCAACATGCTGATGTCAAATATTAATGGACAAGAAATACTTGTTGCAAGGGTTGGAGATAATTATTATGGTGCGGATAACCGTTGCCCACATATGGGAGGTAATCTTTCAGGAGGGAAACTTGAAGGAACAATTGTAACTTGTCCAAGACATCACAGCCAGTTTGACTTGACTGATGGCCATGTAATACGCTGGACAGATTGGACTGGACTTAAATTAACTGCTGCTAAAATATTCAAGTCCCCACGCCCTCTTAAAACTCATCAAGTCAAGATAAAAGAAGATAAAATATGGGTAATGATAGATTAAATCAATTAATAATTTGTATATTATGATTTCTTACAAAAATCAGCCATTTCATTCATATCATAAAAAATCCGGCAGAAATATTTACATGCAGTTATTAATTCCAATTCACCTTCAGTAGTTAATGAATAAATTTTATTGTTATCTGTCTTAATTAAACCTGTATTTTTCAATTCTTTTAATGCAGGATAAATGGTACCTGGACTGGGTTTAGATCCCCTTCTTATTTCCAATTCTCTACCAATTTGAGCCCCATTCATGCTTTCTCTGTTGAGAATCCATAGTATGAGATAAGATAAATATCCCTTCATTTCGCAGCAAGCCATATGGACTGTATTGGATGTCCAACTAATTAACTTTATGTTTTTTATTGCATAACCGATATTATACTAAATAAATATTAGAATTAAGAATTCGAAAAAAGTAAATCCATGATTAGATAATTTCAGATGAAATATTAAATTGATAAATTCATTTATTAATTTTAGCGGATTTTTAATATTTTTTTTAGAGGGTATTATTATTTCTTAGGGTTACAGAAGAATTATTTAATAAAGTACCTTGATATCCTAAATTAGATGTTAGGGAATAGGATTCATCGGGGCCAGA
This window contains:
- a CDS encoding 7-carboxy-7-deazaguanine synthase QueE, which encodes MKTHVNEVFSSIQGEGILIGRRQVFIRFSGCNLDCNYCDTSKSRDPLLGDLISTEELLFKINKLITPDFHSISLTGGEPLLHSDFIKEILEQNEFKSLLETNGSLPGELQKIAGLLDYVSLDIKLPEHEASKNWDDLFGLELKSIKLLRDEEINTYCKVVVMPETKVDMIGLIASKIAEEVQNTSKLSMVIQPVSPLDLWADGSQKLFEISEEAGKYIDVLTIPQIHKLLNVR
- a CDS encoding 6-carboxytetrahydropterin synthase; the encoded protein is MKIVINGIHANLRFSSAHMIPKHESCGVIHGHSYIVDVVVDGERSGEFGFVVDFKKVKDIIRKMCKRMDHRVLIPIRNPNINFKNLKGPVEFSIGKKDYMLPLEDCLLLDLKSTSAEDLSEYFAEELYHDLKEINSEISSVQICVNEGIGQGAYFTKNSY
- a CDS encoding DUF366 family protein encodes the protein MKHLKLEDRTCYDGSQIQPMWAFKTFGIKDSSIISWMGPMKIEPNHLVDFEDVGLEIKGNNMLHFIVEHFDVQPANINMCYHRQRILVMIIKDILNDFGIRTSRKGDDLYIKKSSSKNDKIGKLSVSIATCSISSMKIHFALNLTEKGTPKDVETAGLFECGLINEDICIITEKICKNYIIEIESITEDISKTKVF
- a CDS encoding nucleotidyltransferase domain-containing protein, with the protein product MRARPRDFIHTTDDLFFATTTYLHPDDRIISFLRYIPDQNGDRSLNGIKYSKVDSKQAYEFLGKNFPEYLFDCDITNVLMMGVPTDKVEQILRPNYRLKEIIKSSNRDKLLNNVVKLANIFHESTGIGYDKMGISGSILPGLYNPNVSDMDFVIYGLKNHRKVMETFAEIKKENGPLKGIEGEYWKRLYEKRIKDNSLTYEEFRWYENRKHNRGILDGTLFDILQTRDWDEIKGSYRAIRYEPMGCIEIDCTVKNALAAYDNPAVYQVEDVKVIKGANVPITEVASYTHTYAGQAMENELITARGKLEKVIGEDVNYRLVVGTTRESIGEYIKLKNLKLNIK
- a CDS encoding homoserine dehydrogenase, whose product is MDNVVNIGLIGFGTIGSGVVETINKNIDLIENKVGKKVKLKKVVDLDISTDRGVEISSEILSTDINDILEDPEIEIVIELIGGYQPALKFILMAMEKGKHIVTANKALLAKHWTEIISSAQKNHVRICFEASVGGGIPLLQPLNESLSANHIISSYSIINGTANYILTKMSEEGRDFDDVLKEAQKKGYAESDPTFDIEGDDTAQKLIILTIIGFGVYIKQENFHVEGITNITQEDINFAKNELNCCIKLLAISKLVDGKLEVRVHPTLVPNDHLLSSVNGVFNGVYLVGDIVGPVMMYGPGAGMMPTASAVVGDCIDIIENMEKPVLYGPSTTTVKAIGNITDLKSKYYIRLLTDDRPGVLHEISGILSQHNISIGSMTQKQQDETNGIPIFMVTHTALELDMIEAIHKIDQLDCVKDQTHFIRVL
- the cas4 gene encoding CRISPR-associated protein Cas4, translating into MITVSLINEYLYCPLRVYIEFDNPEIYNTSIVAYKLSREAFRGFEEILKRNLWTLKGKMQFKEILEEIFNDVPEYLETVYLKFEDEIIDDEVGIRFESLKEDLKYNSWLIAIKSQKILNSGINGSDAVDMLFPPCLHEFTIEDKEDGLFGKVDKIEIIDGVYYPIKFKTSLPPLKGVWDSDALQVTAYAILMEYEFNKEVPVGFVNYIKLGSKKPVLINSYIREKFLNVYNELSDILYNDYVPEVVKNHKKCLACNYSEICDYNVG
- a CDS encoding cupin domain-containing protein, translating into MSNELLGKTFKVENLIDYQENAVVSREIIRKETGTVTIFAFDKGEGLSEHTAPFDAMVQVVDGKAEIIISNNINIVEKGEMIIMPANDPHALKAIERFKMVLTMIRSN
- a CDS encoding DUF6448 family protein, whose translation is MAPLCDTMDGPVVTAAELALEMENINYVIPYIKKEYERELRDAFDRVVIVRELSGEAAEVADYWFFETAIRLHMLGNGKSYNGIKHSSLNWGPVINKAEETIEIGDKTVLEEFLMNLIEESFENRFEDMMSKKEYDLNDVDAARDYITAMLEFIRFSHELYNHIEKTNQNFNP
- a CDS encoding DUF5612 domain-containing protein translates to MKEDAITIKAHNKPGVLRDITDMMAKCGINISYTHLFIEKDESASVYMELEDVDDIETLAKNIRTHGNVDKVETHRSLSEIYGKRIIIIGGGAQVAQVAQGAITEADRHNIRGERISVDTIPLVGEHELAEAVSAVGRLPRIGALVLAGSLMGGRITTCIEKIKTEHDVIVISLNMPGSVTEKADLVVTDPVQAGVMAVMAVAETAIFDIKKIGRKKF
- a CDS encoding pyridoxamine 5'-phosphate oxidase family protein → MRRKEKEIKNKNMIEAILQEADHCIVALSSNNNPYIVPMNFGYKNQTLYLHSSNEGKKIEILKVNNRVSFGVEIDIELVKDQNPCKWGMKYKSVVGCGYAYFIEDSKKKKEALDIIMAKYSKNANFEYSETTLNNLTLIRVEVKELTGKISGYGSNVANKE
- a CDS encoding VOC family protein; this translates as MIKKIVLAGIWVTDQDIAREFYIEKLGFEVQMDTVMKNGYRWLEVVPPGADTALTIAKPYLGQKDVSVGVFSYSTWL
- a CDS encoding VOC family protein, with the translated sequence MFFHIVLGCDDIITTCKELKSKGVKFIEEPSIQEWGMMQALFEDPDGNVFVLVERDD
- a CDS encoding Rieske (2Fe-2S) protein; this encodes MVEFVEVALVDELDDGNMLMSNINGQEILVARVGDNYYGADNRCPHMGGNLSGGKLEGTIVTCPRHHSQFDLTDGHVIRWTDWTGLKLTAAKIFKSPRPLKTHQVKIKEDKIWVMID
- a CDS encoding PadR family transcriptional regulator, which translates into the protein MACCEMKGYLSYLILWILNRESMNGAQIGRELEIRRGSKPSPGTIYPALKELKNTGLIKTDNNKIYSLTTEGELELITACKYFCRIFYDMNEMADFCKKS